From the Euphorbia lathyris chromosome 6, ddEupLath1.1, whole genome shotgun sequence genome, one window contains:
- the LOC136233476 gene encoding alkane hydroxylase MAH1-like, giving the protein MSENEEMAAIGYAGMLIASFSIVFLLIIWSKRKSVVINWPVFGMLPGLAWNISRVHDFATDLLMQNGGTFMFKGPWFTGMDFVLTSDPMNVNHFLSRNFSNYLKGNEYKEIFEPLGDGILAVDSDIWKIQRRIIHSLFHNKRFKAAVERILNHKISNGLFPVLENASKLGNVVDLQDIVQRLTFDNICMLIVGFDPKCLSVELPRVAIEKAFHDMEEAGLHRHLVPSSIWKLQRFLQVGKEKTFRIAWKVLESFVVQHISSKRQQQLNQLETDDFNVLTYFLSEVEENGINIKSDKFLTDMAFNLLGAGRDTIAAALVWFFWAVGTHPLVEKKIYQEMKDNLQMKENHTFSFEELNKLVYLHAVICEVLRLYPTIPFDHMMSIEEDTLPSGIKIPGNQKLIYSLYSMGRMEEIWGKDCLEFRPERWISKNGEIVHVPSYKFIAFNTGPRSCLGKNLTFIQMKAIASAVISNYCFQVVRTYPAKPTPSIVLYMKDGLEVRVSKRHN; this is encoded by the exons ATGAGTGAGAATGAGGAAATGGCAGCAATAGGTTATGCAGGGATGCTCATAGCATCTTTTTCCATTGTTTTCCTTTTGATTATTTGGTCAAAAAGAAAGTCTGTAGTAATCAATTGGCCTGTTTTTGGGATGCTTCCAGGCCTTGCTTGGAACATTTCTCGTGTCCATGACTTTGCTACAGATCTTCTCATGCAAAATGGGGGAACATTTATGTTCAAAGGCCCTTGGTTTACCGGCATGGATTTTGTCTTAACTTCCGATCCCATGAATGTCAATCACTTTCTAAGCAGAAACTTCTCCAATTACTTAAAAGGGAATGAATATAAGGAGATATTCGAACCTCTCGGAGACGGAATTCTGGCTGTTGATTCTGATATTTGGAAAATTCAGAGAAGGATAATTCATTCATTATTTCACAACAAGAGATTCAAAGCTGCTGTTGAAAGAATATTGAATCACAAGATATCAAATGGCCTATTTCCAGTTCTTGAAAATGCTTCAAAATTAGGCAATGTGGTTGATTTACAAGACATAGTGCAGAGATTAACATTTGATAATATATGTATGCTTATAGTTGGATTTGATCCCAAATGTCTTTCAGTTGAATTACCTCGTGTTGCTATTGAGAAAGCTTTTCATGATATGGAAGAAGCCGGTCTTCATAGGCATTTAGTTCCTTCATCCATTTGGAAATTGCAGAGATTTCTTCAG GTTGGGAAGGAGAAAACATTCCGCATAGCTTGGAAAGTCCTTGAAAGTTTCGTTGTGCAGCACATTTCAAGCAAACGACAGCAGCAACTAAACCAGCTTGAAACAGACGATTTCAATGTGCTTACCTACTTCTTGTCAGAAGTTGAAGAAAATGGCATCAATATTAAATCAGACAAGTTTCTGACAGACATGGCTTTTAATCTCCTCGGAGCTGGGAGAGATACAATAGCAGCAGCTCTTGTGTGGTTTTTCTGGGCAGTAGGAACACATCCACTCGTGGAGAAAAAGATTTATCAAGAGATGAAAGATAATTTACAGATGAAAGAGAACCACACATTCAGTTTTGAGGAGCTCAACAAACTTGTTTATCTTCACGCAGTAATATGTGAAGTATTGAGGCTTTATCCAACTATTCCTTTCGATCATATGATGTCCATTGAAGAAGACACTCTTCCCAGCGGAATTAAAATTCCTGGAAATCAGAAGCTTATTTATTCCTTATATTCAATGGGAAGGATGGAAGAAATATGGGGGAAAGATTGCTTGGAATTCAGGCCGGAGAGATGGATATCCAAGAACGGAGAAATAGTTCATGTTCCGTCCTACAAGTTTATAGCATTTAATACAGGACCTAGGAGCTGTTTAGGGAAGAACTTGACATTTATTCAGATGAAAGCAATTGCTTCGGCTGTTATTTCCAATTACTGTTTTCAAGTTGTTCGAACTTATCCGGCCAAACCAACTCCATCGATTGTGCTTTATATGAAAGATGGTTTGGAGGTTAGGGTTTCCAAACGACATAACTAA